The Malus domestica chromosome 10, GDT2T_hap1 genome contains a region encoding:
- the LOC103445100 gene encoding late embryogenesis abundant protein: MAQIRDEYGNPVQLTDEHGNPVKLTDELGNPIHLTGVATTGGTGTEAHTGAAPHVPGSGTTGGYGEHGGAAGVTGGHGMFGGKQTSDQSPGYGVGVGVVEHRQQQPHGSLGSELRRSGSSSSSSSSEDDGQGGRRKKGLKEKIKDKLGGGKHKDDQQQAKTQGHGHETEVVQTTRVTTEPEKKSMMEKIKDKLPGHHSHQ, translated from the exons ATGGCTCAAATTAGAGACGAGTACGGAAACCCGGTGCAGCTCACAGACGAGCATGGAAACCCTGTCAAACTGACAGACGAGCTTGGAAACCCTATTCACCTCACAGGCGTGGCCACCACGGGCGGAACTGGCACTGAAGCACACACTGGTGCAGCTCCGCATGTTCCCGGCTCTGGAACCACCGGAGGGTATGGAGAGCATGGTGGCGCTGCTGGAGTTACGGGAGGGCATGGCATGTTTGGTGGCAAACAAACAAGTGATCAATCTCCTGGGTACGGTGTTGGTGTTGGTGTCGTTGAGCATCGGCAACAGCAGCCCCATGGCAGTCTTGGTAGTGAACTCCGCCGTTCCGGCAGCTCTAGCTCAAGCTCCAGC TCTGAGGATGATGGGCAAGgtgggaggaggaagaagggacTGAAGGAGAAAATAAAGGACAAACTCGGTGGTGGGAAGCATAAGGACGATCAGCAGCAAGCAAAGACACAGGGCCATGGACATGAAACCGAAGTTGTTCAAACCACCAGAGTCACAACCGAGCCTGAGAAGAAAAGCATGATGGAGAAGATCAAGGACAAGTTGCCTGGTCATCATAGCCACCAGTGA